The Salinivibrio kushneri genomic interval CGGTGCATTTTTGATTGAGGTGATTTTTAACATCAACGGCATTGGTTTGCTCGGCTATGAATCAATTATGGAGCGCGACTATCCGGTAGTGATGGGGATTGTTGCCATCAATGCGCTATTACTGTTGGCGGGCAACATTATCTCCGATATCTGTGTTGCCTTGATTGACCCTCGCGTGAAGTTTGGATCTTGATATGTTGACGATTAGCCCTTTAACTCAAAAGAAAATCCGCAGTTTTAAGCAAATTAAACGCGGTTATTGGTCGTTTATCATCTTGACCACCATGTTGGTGTTATCGCTGTTTGCCGAGCTGTTAATCAATAGTAAAGCGTTAATGGTCAAATACGACGGCAACTATTACTTTCCTGTTATTAGCGATGTGTACTTGGCGCGCGACTTTGGTCAAGTGGGCACCAGCGAAGCCAACTATCGTCAACTTGCCAAAGCCTTCGAGGCACAAGGTGGTGATAACTATGTGGTCATGCCACTGGTGCCGTGGAACCCGCTCGAGCAGGACTTTAGTGGCGACTTTCCGCCCACAGCGCCAAGTGCCGCAGACAAGCATTACCTCGGTACCGATGATATTGGCCGCGATATTCTCGCCCGCCTGGTATACGGCTTTCGTATTGCTATGGGCTTTGCGTTACTGACCATGGCGGCGTCTTATGCGATTGGCACCGCCGTGGGCTGTGCGATGGGATTTTGGGGCGGCAAGTTTGATCTGTTTTTCCAACGCTTTATCGAAGTTTGGTCGATGGTGCCGTTTTTGTACGTCATCATGATTCTAGTCTCGATTCTCCAACCCACTTTTACCTTGTTCGTCGCGATTAATGTGCTATTTGGCTGGATGGCGATTACCTGGTATATGCGCACTATGACGTACAAAGAATCAGCGCGTGATTATGTGATGGCGGCGCGTGCATTGGGTGCCTCTACTAGCCGGATCTTATTCCGGCATATTTTGCCCAACACCATGGTGATGATTGTGACTTTGGCGCCCTTTACCATCGCCCTCAATATTACCGCGTTAACGGCGCTGGAT includes:
- a CDS encoding ABC transporter permease; translation: MLTISPLTQKKIRSFKQIKRGYWSFIILTTMLVLSLFAELLINSKALMVKYDGNYYFPVISDVYLARDFGQVGTSEANYRQLAKAFEAQGGDNYVVMPLVPWNPLEQDFSGDFPPTAPSAADKHYLGTDDIGRDILARLVYGFRIAMGFALLTMAASYAIGTAVGCAMGFWGGKFDLFFQRFIEVWSMVPFLYVIMILVSILQPTFTLFVAINVLFGWMAITWYMRTMTYKESARDYVMAARALGASTSRILFRHILPNTMVMIVTLAPFTIALNITALTALDYLGLGLMPPTPSWGELLQQGKSNLDAPWIVASVVSSLVVVLVMVTFIGEAVRAAFDPKKFTRYD